The following are encoded together in the Daucus carota subsp. sativus chromosome 5, DH1 v3.0, whole genome shotgun sequence genome:
- the LOC108223161 gene encoding uncharacterized protein LOC108223161 isoform X1, which translates to METPDWPELPECPVCLQYYDGACTIPRVLPCGHSVCEACVSQLPNPFPQTIRCPACTQLVKYPQNVSSLPKNIDLLRLSSLLQNPEKPISPKPKKAIKELSEKDGAFMPNLWSREFYNSWKDWILSEDCVVIDEFGGGGGVLRGKVGAFEGFLGMPSKWLMKENDVVGLVKVGGLLNDDDGEVVYSYVGKIMRVLCGMSDSERDELGLILGSSLKWSRVCKVFGLWYNKDDQGVYVVCESHGCKVLDKLDGWEKGFSDEDDEDVGLRRDAILGVLMIGLEICEAVMGLHSEGLSFGSLGLSCFSFDCFGHACVEILEVMTMGASLNKMFASALSSKHKNDREELEIIMNRFLFEGFTFVSPELFVELLRRGGANVGPGFQRYAVGYGSDVWSLACVVICFLVGKPFIEELHNYICCLILFFNDKENVNCEVMYKGWLDKVKTFLDTRLKLESMSLKDLLIRCLAFNSEMRPDVVDIWKCIRSMLVDPEFHMVVSLRQTMTKGNMNHCLVLGKICHLIYTIKEVPENQIISVVQGKCEVLEQVTNLRIDRDLTADLPEGHVKSIDLHGHLDCITGLAVGGGFLFSSSFDKAVHLWSLEDFTHIHSFKGHEHKVMAVAFVDEEQPLCISGDNGGGICIWEISIPFGEEPIKKLVAEKDWRYSGIHALTVSGSGYFYTGNGDRSIKAWSMQNYTLACTLTGHKSVVSTLAVCHGVLYSGSWDGTVRLWCLSDHSPLTVLGEDSPGNMASVLSLSADQNMLVAAYENGHVKVWRDNLLVKSTAAQEGAVFSVCMKAMLIFTGGWSKTVTIQQVQGDNNLTDVIPIGSIACNSVVTALSYWQGKLFVGQADRTIKVYYYKV; encoded by the exons ATGGAGACCCCCGACTGGCCGGAGTTACCGGAGTGTCCAGTATGCCTCCAGTACTACGACGGCGCGTGCACTATACCCCGCGTGCTCCCCTGTGGCCACTCAGTTTGCGAAGCTTGTGTAAGCCAGCTTCCTAACCCTTTCCCTCAAACAATTCGCTGCCCAGCTTGTACTCAACTCGTCAAATACCCACAAAACGTATCATCTTTACCCAAAAACATAGACTTGTTGCGCCTCTCTTCTCTTCTGCAAAACCCAGAAAAGCCCATTTCGCCAAAACCCAAAAAGGCCATTAAAGAGTTGAGTGAGAAAGATGGTGCTTTTATGCCCAATTTGTGGAGTCGAGAGTTTTATAATTCTTGGAAAGATTGGATTTTGAGTGAAGATTGTGTTGTAATTGATGAATTTGGGGGTGGTGGAGGTGTTTTGAGGGGAAAGGTGGGTGCTTTTGAGGGTTTTCTTGGAATGCCCTCCAAGTGGTTGATGAAGGAGAATGATGTTGTGGGTTTGGTGAAAGTTGGGGGTTTGTTgaatgatgatgatggtgaGGTTGTTTATAGTTATGTAGGGAAGATTATGAGAGTTTTGTGTGGGATGAGTGATAGTGAGAGAGATGAGTTGGGGTTGATTTTGGGAAGTAGTTTGAAGTGGAGTAGAGTTTGTAAGGTTTTCGGGTTGTGGTATAATAAGGATGATCAGGGTGTGTATGTAGTGTGTGAGAGCCATGGTTGTAAGGTTTTGGACAAATTGGATGGTTGGGAGAAGGGGTTTAGTGATGAAGATGACGAGGATGTGGGTTTGCGTAGGGATGCTATTTTGGGAGTTTTGATGATTGGATTGGAGATATGTGAAGCAGTGATGGGTTTGCATTCAGAAGGATTGAGTTTTGGTTCTCTTGGTTTGTCTTGCTTTAGTTTTGATTGTTTTGGTCATGCTTGTGTAGAAATTCTTGAGGTGATGACTATGGGTGCAAGCTTAAATAAGATGTTTGCGAGTGCTTTGTCAAGCAAACATAAAAATGATCGCGAAGAATTGGAAATTATAATGAACAGGTTTTTGTTTGAGGGGTTCACATTTGTTAGCCCAGAGTTGTTTGTCGAGTTATTGCGAAGAGGGGGTGCTAATGTGGGGCCCGGCTTTCAAAGATATGCTGTTGGGTATGGTTCAGATGTTTGGTCTTTGGCTTGTGTTGTAATTTGTTTTCTTGTTGGGAAACCATTTATTGAAGAGttgcataattatatatgttgccttattctattttttaacgATAAAGAGAATGTTAATTGTGAGGTCATGTACAAGGGTTGGTTGGATAAAGTTAAGACCTTTTTAgatactagattgaagttggaaagtaTGTCACTGAAGGACCTTCTTATCAGATGTTTGGCTTTTAATTCAGAAATGAGACCAGATGTAGTAGACATCTGGAAATGCATTAGGAGCATGCTAGTTGATCCAGAATTTCATATGGTTGTCAGTTTGAGGCAGACAATGACAAAGGGGAACATGAATCACTGCTTGGTTCTCGGAAAAATTTGTCATCTGATATACACAATTAAGGAAGTGCCAGAAAACCAGATTATAAGTGTTGTGCAGGGAAAATGTGAAGTTCTTGAACAAGTAACAAATTTGAGGATTGACCGGGATCTCACTGCGGATCTTCCTGAGGGTcatgttaaaagcattgatTTGCATGGCCATCTTGATTGCATCACAGGATTGGCTGTTGGAG GAGGATTTTTGTTCAGCTCGTCATTTGATAAAGCGGTTCATTTGTGGTCACTGGAG GATTTTACTCACATACATTCCTTTAAAGGTCATGAGCACAAAGTCATGGCTGTTGCTTTTGTGGATGAAGAGCAGCCATTGTGTATAAGCGGTGATAATGGTGGTGGTATCTGCATATGGGAAATTAGTATTCCATTTGGAGAAGAACCGATTAAGAAGTTGGTTGCGGAAAAGGATTGGCGTTATAGTGGCATTCATGCTCTGACTGTGTCTGGCAGCGGGTACTTCTATACTGGCAATGGGGACAGGTCAATAAAAGCCTGGTCGATGCAA AACTATACTCTGGCATGTACGTTGACTGGTCATAAATCAGTTGTTTCTACATTAGCAGTTTGTCATGGTGTGCTATATAGTGGAAGCTGGGATGGAACAGTGAGACTATGGTGTCTTAGTGATCATAGTCCATTGACAGTTTTGGGGGAAGATTCGCCTGGAAACATGGCCTCTGTTTTATCTCTTTCTGCTGATCAGAATATgctggttgcagcctatgaaAATGGACACGTAAAG GTCTGGAGGGACAACCTCCTTGTTAAATCTACAGCTGCACAAGAAGGTGCAGTTTTTTCCGTTTGCATGAAAGCAATGTTGATCTTTACAGGCGGTTGGAGCAAAACTGTCACGATACAG CAAGTTCAGGGAGACAATAATTTAACGGATGTCATTCCTATTGGCTCTATTGCTTGCAATTCTGTCGTAACGGCTTTGTCATACTGGCAAGGAAAGCTCTTTGTTGGACAAGCTGACAGAACAATTAAG GTATATTATTACAAAGTGTGA
- the LOC108223161 gene encoding uncharacterized protein LOC108223161 isoform X2, with protein sequence METPDWPELPECPVCLQYYDGACTIPRVLPCGHSVCEACVSQLPNPFPQTIRCPACTQLVKYPQNVSSLPKNIDLLRLSSLLQNPEKPISPKPKKAIKELSEKDGAFMPNLWSREFYNSWKDWILSEDCVVIDEFGGGGGVLRGKVGAFEGFLGMPSKWLMKENDVVGLVKVGGLLNDDDGEVVYSYVGKIMRVLCGMSDSERDELGLILGSSLKWSRVCKVFGLWYNKDDQGVYVVCESHGCKVLDKLDGWEKGFSDEDDEDVGLRRDAILGVLMIGLEICEAVMGLHSEGLSFGSLGLSCFSFDCFGHACVEILEVMTMGASLNKMFASALSSKHKNDREELEIIMNRFLFEGFTFVSPELFVELLRRGGANVGPGFQRYAVGYGSDVWSLACVVICFLVGKPFIEELHNYICCLILFFNDKENVNCEVMYKGWLDKVKTFLDTRLKLESMSLKDLLIRCLAFNSEMRPDVVDIWKCIRSMLVDPEFHMVVSLRQTMTKGNMNHCLVLGKICHLIYTIKEVPENQIISVVQGKCEVLEQVTNLRIDRDLTADLPEGHVKSIDLHGHLDCITGLAVGGGFLFSSSFDKAVHLWSLEDFTHIHSFKGHEHKVMAVAFVDEEQPLCISGDNGGGICIWEISIPFGEEPIKKLVAEKDWRYSGIHALTVSGSGYFYTGNGDRSIKAWSMQNYTLACTLTGHKSVVSTLAVCHGVLYSGSWDGTVRLWCLSDHSPLTVLGEDSPGNMASVLSLSADQNMLVAAYENGHVKVWRDNLLVKSTAAQEGAVFSVCMKAMLIFTGGWSKTVTIQQVQGDNNLTDVIPIGSIACNSVVTALSYWQGKLFVGQADRTIKV encoded by the exons ATGGAGACCCCCGACTGGCCGGAGTTACCGGAGTGTCCAGTATGCCTCCAGTACTACGACGGCGCGTGCACTATACCCCGCGTGCTCCCCTGTGGCCACTCAGTTTGCGAAGCTTGTGTAAGCCAGCTTCCTAACCCTTTCCCTCAAACAATTCGCTGCCCAGCTTGTACTCAACTCGTCAAATACCCACAAAACGTATCATCTTTACCCAAAAACATAGACTTGTTGCGCCTCTCTTCTCTTCTGCAAAACCCAGAAAAGCCCATTTCGCCAAAACCCAAAAAGGCCATTAAAGAGTTGAGTGAGAAAGATGGTGCTTTTATGCCCAATTTGTGGAGTCGAGAGTTTTATAATTCTTGGAAAGATTGGATTTTGAGTGAAGATTGTGTTGTAATTGATGAATTTGGGGGTGGTGGAGGTGTTTTGAGGGGAAAGGTGGGTGCTTTTGAGGGTTTTCTTGGAATGCCCTCCAAGTGGTTGATGAAGGAGAATGATGTTGTGGGTTTGGTGAAAGTTGGGGGTTTGTTgaatgatgatgatggtgaGGTTGTTTATAGTTATGTAGGGAAGATTATGAGAGTTTTGTGTGGGATGAGTGATAGTGAGAGAGATGAGTTGGGGTTGATTTTGGGAAGTAGTTTGAAGTGGAGTAGAGTTTGTAAGGTTTTCGGGTTGTGGTATAATAAGGATGATCAGGGTGTGTATGTAGTGTGTGAGAGCCATGGTTGTAAGGTTTTGGACAAATTGGATGGTTGGGAGAAGGGGTTTAGTGATGAAGATGACGAGGATGTGGGTTTGCGTAGGGATGCTATTTTGGGAGTTTTGATGATTGGATTGGAGATATGTGAAGCAGTGATGGGTTTGCATTCAGAAGGATTGAGTTTTGGTTCTCTTGGTTTGTCTTGCTTTAGTTTTGATTGTTTTGGTCATGCTTGTGTAGAAATTCTTGAGGTGATGACTATGGGTGCAAGCTTAAATAAGATGTTTGCGAGTGCTTTGTCAAGCAAACATAAAAATGATCGCGAAGAATTGGAAATTATAATGAACAGGTTTTTGTTTGAGGGGTTCACATTTGTTAGCCCAGAGTTGTTTGTCGAGTTATTGCGAAGAGGGGGTGCTAATGTGGGGCCCGGCTTTCAAAGATATGCTGTTGGGTATGGTTCAGATGTTTGGTCTTTGGCTTGTGTTGTAATTTGTTTTCTTGTTGGGAAACCATTTATTGAAGAGttgcataattatatatgttgccttattctattttttaacgATAAAGAGAATGTTAATTGTGAGGTCATGTACAAGGGTTGGTTGGATAAAGTTAAGACCTTTTTAgatactagattgaagttggaaagtaTGTCACTGAAGGACCTTCTTATCAGATGTTTGGCTTTTAATTCAGAAATGAGACCAGATGTAGTAGACATCTGGAAATGCATTAGGAGCATGCTAGTTGATCCAGAATTTCATATGGTTGTCAGTTTGAGGCAGACAATGACAAAGGGGAACATGAATCACTGCTTGGTTCTCGGAAAAATTTGTCATCTGATATACACAATTAAGGAAGTGCCAGAAAACCAGATTATAAGTGTTGTGCAGGGAAAATGTGAAGTTCTTGAACAAGTAACAAATTTGAGGATTGACCGGGATCTCACTGCGGATCTTCCTGAGGGTcatgttaaaagcattgatTTGCATGGCCATCTTGATTGCATCACAGGATTGGCTGTTGGAG GAGGATTTTTGTTCAGCTCGTCATTTGATAAAGCGGTTCATTTGTGGTCACTGGAG GATTTTACTCACATACATTCCTTTAAAGGTCATGAGCACAAAGTCATGGCTGTTGCTTTTGTGGATGAAGAGCAGCCATTGTGTATAAGCGGTGATAATGGTGGTGGTATCTGCATATGGGAAATTAGTATTCCATTTGGAGAAGAACCGATTAAGAAGTTGGTTGCGGAAAAGGATTGGCGTTATAGTGGCATTCATGCTCTGACTGTGTCTGGCAGCGGGTACTTCTATACTGGCAATGGGGACAGGTCAATAAAAGCCTGGTCGATGCAA AACTATACTCTGGCATGTACGTTGACTGGTCATAAATCAGTTGTTTCTACATTAGCAGTTTGTCATGGTGTGCTATATAGTGGAAGCTGGGATGGAACAGTGAGACTATGGTGTCTTAGTGATCATAGTCCATTGACAGTTTTGGGGGAAGATTCGCCTGGAAACATGGCCTCTGTTTTATCTCTTTCTGCTGATCAGAATATgctggttgcagcctatgaaAATGGACACGTAAAG GTCTGGAGGGACAACCTCCTTGTTAAATCTACAGCTGCACAAGAAGGTGCAGTTTTTTCCGTTTGCATGAAAGCAATGTTGATCTTTACAGGCGGTTGGAGCAAAACTGTCACGATACAG CAAGTTCAGGGAGACAATAATTTAACGGATGTCATTCCTATTGGCTCTATTGCTTGCAATTCTGTCGTAACGGCTTTGTCATACTGGCAAGGAAAGCTCTTTGTTGGACAAGCTGACAGAACAATTAAGGTATGA
- the LOC108223161 gene encoding uncharacterized protein LOC108223161 isoform X4 produces the protein METPDWPELPECPVCLQYYDGACTIPRVLPCGHSVCEACVSQLPNPFPQTIRCPACTQLVKYPQNVSSLPKNIDLLRLSSLLQNPEKPISPKPKKAIKELSEKDGAFMPNLWSREFYNSWKDWILSEDCVVIDEFGGGGGVLRGKVGAFEGFLGMPSKWLMKENDVVGLVKVGGLLNDDDGEVVYSYVGKIMRVLCGMSDSERDELGLILGSSLKWSRVCKVFGLWYNKDDQGVYVVCESHGCKVLDKLDGWEKGFSDEDDEDVGLRRDAILGVLMIGLEICEAVMGLHSEGLSFGSLGLSCFSFDCFGHACVEILEVMTMGASLNKMFASALSSKHKNDREELEIIMNRFLFEGFTFVSPELFVELLRRGGANVGPGFQRYAVGYGSDVWSLACVVICFLVGKPFIEELHNYICCLILFFNDKENVNCEVMYKGWLDKVKTFLDTRLKLESMSLKDLLIRCLAFNSEMRPDVVDIWKCIRSMLVDPEFHMVVSLRQTMTKGNMNHCLVLGKICHLIYTIKEVPENQIISVVQGKCEVLEQVTNLRIDRDLTADLPEGHVKSIDLHGHLDCITGLAVGGGFLFSSSFDKAVHLWSLEDFTHIHSFKGHEHKVMAVAFVDEEQPLCISGDNGGGICIWEISIPFGEEPIKKLVAEKDWRYSGIHALTVSGSGYFYTGNGDRSIKAWSMQFVMVCYIVEAGMEQ, from the exons ATGGAGACCCCCGACTGGCCGGAGTTACCGGAGTGTCCAGTATGCCTCCAGTACTACGACGGCGCGTGCACTATACCCCGCGTGCTCCCCTGTGGCCACTCAGTTTGCGAAGCTTGTGTAAGCCAGCTTCCTAACCCTTTCCCTCAAACAATTCGCTGCCCAGCTTGTACTCAACTCGTCAAATACCCACAAAACGTATCATCTTTACCCAAAAACATAGACTTGTTGCGCCTCTCTTCTCTTCTGCAAAACCCAGAAAAGCCCATTTCGCCAAAACCCAAAAAGGCCATTAAAGAGTTGAGTGAGAAAGATGGTGCTTTTATGCCCAATTTGTGGAGTCGAGAGTTTTATAATTCTTGGAAAGATTGGATTTTGAGTGAAGATTGTGTTGTAATTGATGAATTTGGGGGTGGTGGAGGTGTTTTGAGGGGAAAGGTGGGTGCTTTTGAGGGTTTTCTTGGAATGCCCTCCAAGTGGTTGATGAAGGAGAATGATGTTGTGGGTTTGGTGAAAGTTGGGGGTTTGTTgaatgatgatgatggtgaGGTTGTTTATAGTTATGTAGGGAAGATTATGAGAGTTTTGTGTGGGATGAGTGATAGTGAGAGAGATGAGTTGGGGTTGATTTTGGGAAGTAGTTTGAAGTGGAGTAGAGTTTGTAAGGTTTTCGGGTTGTGGTATAATAAGGATGATCAGGGTGTGTATGTAGTGTGTGAGAGCCATGGTTGTAAGGTTTTGGACAAATTGGATGGTTGGGAGAAGGGGTTTAGTGATGAAGATGACGAGGATGTGGGTTTGCGTAGGGATGCTATTTTGGGAGTTTTGATGATTGGATTGGAGATATGTGAAGCAGTGATGGGTTTGCATTCAGAAGGATTGAGTTTTGGTTCTCTTGGTTTGTCTTGCTTTAGTTTTGATTGTTTTGGTCATGCTTGTGTAGAAATTCTTGAGGTGATGACTATGGGTGCAAGCTTAAATAAGATGTTTGCGAGTGCTTTGTCAAGCAAACATAAAAATGATCGCGAAGAATTGGAAATTATAATGAACAGGTTTTTGTTTGAGGGGTTCACATTTGTTAGCCCAGAGTTGTTTGTCGAGTTATTGCGAAGAGGGGGTGCTAATGTGGGGCCCGGCTTTCAAAGATATGCTGTTGGGTATGGTTCAGATGTTTGGTCTTTGGCTTGTGTTGTAATTTGTTTTCTTGTTGGGAAACCATTTATTGAAGAGttgcataattatatatgttgccttattctattttttaacgATAAAGAGAATGTTAATTGTGAGGTCATGTACAAGGGTTGGTTGGATAAAGTTAAGACCTTTTTAgatactagattgaagttggaaagtaTGTCACTGAAGGACCTTCTTATCAGATGTTTGGCTTTTAATTCAGAAATGAGACCAGATGTAGTAGACATCTGGAAATGCATTAGGAGCATGCTAGTTGATCCAGAATTTCATATGGTTGTCAGTTTGAGGCAGACAATGACAAAGGGGAACATGAATCACTGCTTGGTTCTCGGAAAAATTTGTCATCTGATATACACAATTAAGGAAGTGCCAGAAAACCAGATTATAAGTGTTGTGCAGGGAAAATGTGAAGTTCTTGAACAAGTAACAAATTTGAGGATTGACCGGGATCTCACTGCGGATCTTCCTGAGGGTcatgttaaaagcattgatTTGCATGGCCATCTTGATTGCATCACAGGATTGGCTGTTGGAG GAGGATTTTTGTTCAGCTCGTCATTTGATAAAGCGGTTCATTTGTGGTCACTGGAG GATTTTACTCACATACATTCCTTTAAAGGTCATGAGCACAAAGTCATGGCTGTTGCTTTTGTGGATGAAGAGCAGCCATTGTGTATAAGCGGTGATAATGGTGGTGGTATCTGCATATGGGAAATTAGTATTCCATTTGGAGAAGAACCGATTAAGAAGTTGGTTGCGGAAAAGGATTGGCGTTATAGTGGCATTCATGCTCTGACTGTGTCTGGCAGCGGGTACTTCTATACTGGCAATGGGGACAGGTCAATAAAAGCCTGGTCGATGCAA TTTGTCATGGTGTGCTATATAGTGGAAGCTGGGATGGAACAGTGA
- the LOC108223161 gene encoding uncharacterized protein LOC108223161 isoform X3, which produces METPDWPELPECPVCLQYYDGACTIPRVLPCGHSVCEACVSQLPNPFPQTIRCPACTQLVKYPQNVSSLPKNIDLLRLSSLLQNPEKPISPKPKKAIKELSEKDGAFMPNLWSREFYNSWKDWILSEDCVVIDEFGGGGGVLRGKVGAFEGFLGMPSKWLMKENDVVGLVKVGGLLNDDDGEVVYSYVGKIMRVLCGMSDSERDELGLILGSSLKWSRVCKVFGLWYNKDDQGVYVVCESHGCKVLDKLDGWEKGFSDEDDEDVGLRRDAILGVLMIGLEICEAVMGLHSEGLSFGSLGLSCFSFDCFGHACVEILEVMTMGASLNKMFASALSSKHKNDREELEIIMNRFLFEGFTFVSPELFVELLRRGGANVGPGFQRYAVGYGSDVWSLACVVICFLVGKPFIEELHNYICCLILFFNDKENVNCEVMYKGWLDKVKTFLDTRLKLESMSLKDLLIRCLAFNSEMRPDVVDIWKCIRSMLVDPEFHMVVSLRQTMTKGNMNHCLVLGKICHLIYTIKEVPENQIISVVQGKCEVLEQVTNLRIDRDLTADLPEGHVKSIDLHGHLDCITGLAVGGGFLFSSSFDKAVHLWSLEDFTHIHSFKGHEHKVMAVAFVDEEQPLCISGDNGGGICIWEISIPFGEEPIKKLVAEKDWRYSGIHALTVSGSGYFYTGNGDRSIKAWSMQVSQTFIVPHSGCKPV; this is translated from the exons ATGGAGACCCCCGACTGGCCGGAGTTACCGGAGTGTCCAGTATGCCTCCAGTACTACGACGGCGCGTGCACTATACCCCGCGTGCTCCCCTGTGGCCACTCAGTTTGCGAAGCTTGTGTAAGCCAGCTTCCTAACCCTTTCCCTCAAACAATTCGCTGCCCAGCTTGTACTCAACTCGTCAAATACCCACAAAACGTATCATCTTTACCCAAAAACATAGACTTGTTGCGCCTCTCTTCTCTTCTGCAAAACCCAGAAAAGCCCATTTCGCCAAAACCCAAAAAGGCCATTAAAGAGTTGAGTGAGAAAGATGGTGCTTTTATGCCCAATTTGTGGAGTCGAGAGTTTTATAATTCTTGGAAAGATTGGATTTTGAGTGAAGATTGTGTTGTAATTGATGAATTTGGGGGTGGTGGAGGTGTTTTGAGGGGAAAGGTGGGTGCTTTTGAGGGTTTTCTTGGAATGCCCTCCAAGTGGTTGATGAAGGAGAATGATGTTGTGGGTTTGGTGAAAGTTGGGGGTTTGTTgaatgatgatgatggtgaGGTTGTTTATAGTTATGTAGGGAAGATTATGAGAGTTTTGTGTGGGATGAGTGATAGTGAGAGAGATGAGTTGGGGTTGATTTTGGGAAGTAGTTTGAAGTGGAGTAGAGTTTGTAAGGTTTTCGGGTTGTGGTATAATAAGGATGATCAGGGTGTGTATGTAGTGTGTGAGAGCCATGGTTGTAAGGTTTTGGACAAATTGGATGGTTGGGAGAAGGGGTTTAGTGATGAAGATGACGAGGATGTGGGTTTGCGTAGGGATGCTATTTTGGGAGTTTTGATGATTGGATTGGAGATATGTGAAGCAGTGATGGGTTTGCATTCAGAAGGATTGAGTTTTGGTTCTCTTGGTTTGTCTTGCTTTAGTTTTGATTGTTTTGGTCATGCTTGTGTAGAAATTCTTGAGGTGATGACTATGGGTGCAAGCTTAAATAAGATGTTTGCGAGTGCTTTGTCAAGCAAACATAAAAATGATCGCGAAGAATTGGAAATTATAATGAACAGGTTTTTGTTTGAGGGGTTCACATTTGTTAGCCCAGAGTTGTTTGTCGAGTTATTGCGAAGAGGGGGTGCTAATGTGGGGCCCGGCTTTCAAAGATATGCTGTTGGGTATGGTTCAGATGTTTGGTCTTTGGCTTGTGTTGTAATTTGTTTTCTTGTTGGGAAACCATTTATTGAAGAGttgcataattatatatgttgccttattctattttttaacgATAAAGAGAATGTTAATTGTGAGGTCATGTACAAGGGTTGGTTGGATAAAGTTAAGACCTTTTTAgatactagattgaagttggaaagtaTGTCACTGAAGGACCTTCTTATCAGATGTTTGGCTTTTAATTCAGAAATGAGACCAGATGTAGTAGACATCTGGAAATGCATTAGGAGCATGCTAGTTGATCCAGAATTTCATATGGTTGTCAGTTTGAGGCAGACAATGACAAAGGGGAACATGAATCACTGCTTGGTTCTCGGAAAAATTTGTCATCTGATATACACAATTAAGGAAGTGCCAGAAAACCAGATTATAAGTGTTGTGCAGGGAAAATGTGAAGTTCTTGAACAAGTAACAAATTTGAGGATTGACCGGGATCTCACTGCGGATCTTCCTGAGGGTcatgttaaaagcattgatTTGCATGGCCATCTTGATTGCATCACAGGATTGGCTGTTGGAG GAGGATTTTTGTTCAGCTCGTCATTTGATAAAGCGGTTCATTTGTGGTCACTGGAG GATTTTACTCACATACATTCCTTTAAAGGTCATGAGCACAAAGTCATGGCTGTTGCTTTTGTGGATGAAGAGCAGCCATTGTGTATAAGCGGTGATAATGGTGGTGGTATCTGCATATGGGAAATTAGTATTCCATTTGGAGAAGAACCGATTAAGAAGTTGGTTGCGGAAAAGGATTGGCGTTATAGTGGCATTCATGCTCTGACTGTGTCTGGCAGCGGGTACTTCTATACTGGCAATGGGGACAGGTCAATAAAAGCCTGGTCGATGCAAGTAAGTCAAACATTTATTGTCCCCCATTCTGGTTGCAAACCAGTTTGA
- the LOC108220058 gene encoding uncharacterized protein LOC108220058 yields the protein MAGSGSSMLSSLLLFTVILSLQEMYRGKLASTELFTILGGFTSSLLFLMLLTFIGNYQESSGVKTGWGAVILSELIALIAAGTVHRVCITTCFLFSAGLLYEVNKLSGMSVAKTESKARRS from the exons ATGGCAGGGTCCGGGAGTTCGATGTTATCTTCGTTGCTGTTGTTCACTGTCATTCTCTCCCTTCAGGAGATGTACAGGGGCAAATTAGCTTCTACTGAGCTGTTTACGATTCTCGGTGGTTTCACTAGTTCTCTCCTCTTTCTTATGTTGCTCACC TTCATTGGAAACTATCAGGAATCTAGTGGCGTCAAGACTGGATGGGGTGCTG TGATACTTTCAGAATTAATTGCGCTCATTGCTGCTGGGACCGTCCATCGAGTTTGTATCACTACTTG CTTCTTGTTTTCTGCAGGGCTACTATATGAGGTTAACAAGCTTTCCGGGATGTCAGTTGCCAAAACAGAATCTAAAGCAAGAAGGTCCTGA